A single Populus nigra chromosome 13, ddPopNigr1.1, whole genome shotgun sequence DNA region contains:
- the LOC133670362 gene encoding uncharacterized protein LOC133670362: MKFTGSPGIDLKIKDKTLSLQEDNSSFHVGTSVWSGSLVLSKFLDRWTPLSTNPTTTPNRYSTLLDFHNRRAIELGTGCGVTGMALFLLGLTDIVLTDIHPVMPALKHNLKRNKQVLGKMLKTAILYWSNEDQINGVNPPFDYVIAADVVYIEESVGALVKAMEMLVKDDGVVLLGYQLRSPEADKLFWEICGEAFVIEKVPKEDLHPEYCYEETDVFIFRKKKKNL; encoded by the coding sequence ATGAAATTCACAGGCTCGCCTGGAATAGACCTCAAGATCAAAGACAAAACTCTGTCTCTCCAAGAAGACAACAGTTCCTTCCATGTGGGAACTTCAGTTTGGTCAGGTTCTTTAGTCCTCTCCAAATTTCTCGACCGGTGGACCCCACTGTCCACGAACCCCACCACCACCCCAAACCGTTACTCCACCCTCCTCGACTTCCACAACCGCCGTGCCATCGAGCTAGGCACCGGCTGTGGCGTCACTGGCATGGCCCTTTTCCTTCTTGGACTCACTGACATTGTCCTTACTGACATCCACCCTGTGATGCCTGCTTTGAAACACAACTTAAAGCGAAACAAACAAGTTCTTGGCAAGATGTTGAAGACAGCGATTCTTTATTGGagtaatgaggatcaaattaatGGGGTTAATCCCCCCTTTGATTATGTAATCGCGGCGGATGTTGTCTATATTGAAGAGAGTGTGGGGGCATTGGTGAAGGCCATGGAAATGTTGGTGAAAGATGATGGGGTTGTTTTGTTGGGGTATCAACTGAGATCACCGGAGGCGGATAAGTTGTTCTGGGAGATTTGTGGAGAGGCTTTTGTGATCGAGAAAGTTCCGAAAGAGGATTTGCATCCTGAGTATTGTTATGAGGAGACTGATGTGTTTATAttcaggaaaaagaagaagaatttatga
- the LOC133670363 gene encoding homeobox-leucine zipper protein ATHB-52-like — MNSHLHHQSQSQGNRPLKPRKKRLARDQLNLLETSFNANQKLKAEHKTELARQLGVPPKQVAIWYQNRRARHKNDAIEHDYMNIQLELGNVLAENIRLEKQVSMLKFELNKVQQMILFGPTSSAATHPSVSGSSDEQANSSSPGNMICNWGDAGNDDIFPVEELYTCLIGSDTQLWPLN, encoded by the coding sequence ATGAATTCCCATTTACACCACCAGTCACAAAGCCAAGGCAACCGACCTCTCAAACCCAGAAAGAAAAGGCTTGCTAGAGACCAGCTTAACCTCCTGGAAACAAGTTTCAATGCTAACCAGAAGCTCAAAGCAGAGCACAAGACTGAGCTTGCCCGGCAACTAGGCGTGCCACCAAAACAAGTTGCAATATGGTATCAAAATAGAAGAGCCAGGCACAAAAATGATGCCATAGAGCATGACTACATGAACATCCAGCTAGAGCTAGGTAATGTATTGGCAGAAAACATCAGGCTCGAGAAACAAGTTAGCATGCTTAAATTTGAGCTGAACAAGGTTCAACAAATGATACTTTTTGGACCAACCTCATCTGCTGCAACTCACCCTTCAGTGTCAGGATCTAGTGATGAGCAGGCAAACTCAAGTTCTCCTGGAAACATGATCTGTAATTGGGGAGACGCTGGAAATGATGACATATTTCCTGTAGAAGAGCTATATACTTGTTTGATAGGCTCTGACACTCAGTTATGGCCTCTTAACTGA
- the LOC133671259 gene encoding uncharacterized protein LOC133671259 isoform X2, producing the protein MMQKMTNPVSFPEKDSNNTNNAEPSNAGRPIKFIYYDESGKFKVHPDAVDALMQIKGPIGVVSVCGRARQGKSFLLNQLLGRSTGFQVGSTHRPCTKGIWIWSEPLKRAALDGTEYSLVLLDCEGIDAYDQTGTHSAQILSLAILLSSLFVYNQMGVIDEAAFDCLSLVSEMTKHIHVKASGEKDTVPDLGHFSPVFVWLLRDFYLDLKEDNTKITPCNYLELALRPVLDSGKDAAARNKIRESIRALFPNRECFTLVSPLNNEADLQHLDRVLLDKFRPEFLSGLNMLAKFVFERTKPKQVGGTVMTGPILAGITKSFLDALNRGAVPTISSSWQNVEESECQKAFDTAIEVYMSAFDRTKLADEVSLREVHDEAVQKSISVYNASAVGAGSARQKYEVLLQNFCKKAFEDYKRNAFIEADIQCLNAIQNMERKLKAACQVDDAKIERVVMVLDSLLSEYEASVHGPAKWQKLSSFLQQSLQGPILHHAKKLIDEASSDKNVLILKRSSMEDKMQMLHKKLEASEKFKTEYRKSYEDAINDLNKVSECYKSRITDLERKCSSLEERYSSSLEMLDSAKQESLEWRRKYEETWNKKAVKDQVKVGTMSGAHEAEARLAASHGQTQLAWKKADEWKEKYVIAVNELKANIEKENVLLEYPIEDVNCREEALSAESCDSLAEKDKEIKVKIAKLEEAEQKITTLNLDLKGAQEKMDKYELELSALKLQLKNLTDKYESVKTVAHALEMQAQILVQDGTQMEQKYLTESKRFEEANERCKVTAEEVKVANKFVETAQSDVLAAQNSKWDASQLAIERLAQMETAQKQIEDLERQKVDLTSEVDRLRISEVNAISRVALLEAMVKERDQELEALKMKCEQRLSSMLGENIMANGPSLHAELQQRKLVSPQVELSPDHSNETALGSEMKTIARGKRSRLKVLSAGQDSVQDMDIDEEIARESKIPKMALQKCTTTEIENSDVKANEDSEDRKAGSRSYVRLTVLKMQQELTELGFGGDLLELKSSKKKDVYALYKRLVLKK; encoded by the exons ATGATGCAAAAGATGACAAACCCGGTCTCTTTTCCAGAGAAGGATAGCAACAACACCAACAATGCAGAGCCAAGCAATGCAGGAAGACCAATAAAGTTCATTTACTATGATGAAAGTGGCAAGTTTAAAGTGCACCCAGATGCCGTTGATGCTCTTATGCAAATTAAAGGACCCATCGGTGTTGTTTCTGTTTGTGGGCGTGCAAGGCAGGGTAAAAGCTTCCTTTTGAACCAG CTTCTTGGTAGGAGCACTGGATTTCAAGTTGGGTCAACCCATCGACCTTGCACTAAAGGGATTTGGATATGGAGTGAACCTTTGAAGAGAGCTGCATTGGATGGAACTGAATACAGTCTTGTACTGCTGGACTGTGAAGGGATTGATGCTTATGATCAAACA GGGACGCACAGCGCCCAGATATTATCCTTGGCCATCCTCTTATCAAGTTTGTTTGTTTACAACCAG atgGGGGTTATAGATGAAGCTGCATTCGATTGTCTCTCTCTGGTCTCTGAAATGACCAAACATATTCATGTCAAAGCTTCTGGAGAAAAAGACACTGTCCCTGATCTTGGGCACTTCTCCCCTGTCTTTGTTTGGCTTTTGAGG GACTTCTACTTGGATTTGAAAGAggataatacaaaaataacacCCTGCAACTACCTAGAGCTGGCCTTGAGACCAGTGCTGGATAGTGGAAAGGATGCAGCTGCTAGAAATAAG ATTCGCGAGTCTATTCGAGCTCTTTTTCCAAATCGAGAGTGCTTTACTCTTGTCAGCCCTTTGAACAATGAAGCTGACCTGCAACATCTTGATCGAGTTTTG CTGGACAAGTTTAGGCCAGAATTTCTATCGGGGCTCAATATGTTggcaaaatttgtttttgaaagaacTAAGCCTAAGCAAGTTGGAGGCACTGTTATGACAGGACCTATTCTTGCTGGTATTACAAAATCCTTTCTGGATGCTCTTAACAGAGGGGCTGTTCCTACAATATCTTCCTCGTGGCAG AATGTAGAAGAATCAGAATGCCAAAAGGCATTCGATACAGCCATTGAAGTTTATATGTCTGCTTTTGATCGCACAAAGCTTGCTGAtgaa GTTTCCCTACGAGAAGTGCATGATGAAGCAGTTCAGAAGTCAATTTCTGTGTATAATGCTAGTGCTGTCGGAGCTGGTTCTGCTAGACAAAAATATGAAGTGCTTCTTCAGAATTTCTGTAAGAAGGCATTTGAG GATTATAAAAGAAATGCATTTATAGAGGCAGATATACAATGTTTAAATGCTATACAAAACATGGAACGGAAGCTGAAAGCAGCTTGTCAAGTTGATGATGCAAAAATTGAAAGAGTTGTCATG GTTCTTGATAGTCTTCTATCTGAGTATGAAGCATCAGTTCATGGTCCAGCAAAATGGCAGAAGTTGTCATCCTTCTTACAACAGAG TTTGCAGGGTCCTATTCTCCATCATGCTAAGAAGCTGATTGATGAAGCTTCATCAGACAAAAATGTCCTTATCTTGAAACGCAGCTCAATGGAAGATAAGATGCAAATGCTTCATAAGAAGTTGGAAGCAAGTgagaaattcaaaacagaaTATCGAAAGAGTTATGAAGATGCTATAAATGACTTGAATAAGGTCTCTGAATGTTACAAGAGCCGTATAACTGATCTGGAGAGGAAATGCAGCTCATTGGAGGAGAGGTATTCTAGTTCACTTGAAATGCTGGATTCTGCAAAGCAGGAATCCTTGGAATGGAGGAGAAAATATGAAGAGACATGGAATAAGAAGGCAGTTAAAGACCAGGTTAAGGTGGGAACCATGTCAGGGGCTCATGAAGCAGAAGCAAGACTTGCTGCTTCTCATGGACAAACTCAGTTAGCATGGAAAAAGGCCGATGAATGGAAAGAGAAGTATGTTATTGCAGTTAATGAATTGAAGGCTAACATAGAGAAGGAAAATGTACTGCTGGAATATCCAATTGAGGATGTAAACTGCAGAGAAGAAGCTCTGAGTGCTGAGTCATGCGATAGCTTGGCAGAAAAG GACAAGGAAATTAAGGTCAAGATAGCAAAGCTTGAGGAGGCTGAGCAGAAAATAACCACTTTGAATTTGGACTTGAAG GGTGCTCAAGAAAAGATGGACAAATATGAGTTGGAATTATCAGCTCTGAAGCTTCAACTCAAGAACTTGACTGATAAGTACGAGTCTGTCAAAACTGTTGCTCATGCATTGGAGATGCAAGCTCAGATACTGGTACAGGACGGAACCCAAATGGAGCAGAAGTACCTCACTGAGTCAAAAAGGTTTGAGGAAGCTAATGAAAGGTGTAAAGTCACAGCAGAGGAAGTTAAGGTGGCAAATAAGTTTGTTGAAACAGCACAATCAGATGTACTGGCTGCTCAAAATTCCAAGTGGGATGCTTCTCAGCTTGCAATAGAAAGACTTGCCCAGATGGAAACTGCACAAAAGCAGATTGAAGACTTGGAGAGACAAAAGGTGGATCTTACCAGTGAAGTTGACAGGTTGCGTATATCAGAAGTCAATGCTATATCTAGGGTCGCTTTACTAGAAGCTATGGTTAAAGAGAGAGATCAAGAGTTAGAGGCATTGAAAATGAAATGCGAACAAAGATTAAGCTCAATGCTAGGGGAAAATATAATGGCAAATGGGCCTTCTTTGCATGCGGAATTGCAGCAGAGAAAACTAGTTTCACCACAGGTGGAGTTATCTCCTGACCATTCAAATGAAACTGCATTGGGTTCTGAGATGAAAACCATTGCTCGGGGGAAACGTTCAAGGCTGAAAGTTCTGAGTGCGGGTCAGGATTCTGTCCAGGATATGGATATTGATGAAGAAATAGCAAGGGaatcaaaaataccaaaaatggCCCTGCAAAAATGCACGACAACAGAAATTGAGAATTCTGATGTCAAGGCTAATGAAGACAGTGAAGATCGAAAGGCTGGTTCAAGGTCCTATGTTAGGTTAACCGTTCTGAAGATGCAGCAGGAGCTCACTGAACTTGGTTTTGGTGGAGATTTGCTTGAGCTGAAGAGCTCCAAGAAGAAAGATGTCTATGCTCTATACAAAAGACTTGTCCTGAAGAAGTaa
- the LOC133671259 gene encoding uncharacterized protein LOC133671259 isoform X1, with the protein MMQKMTNPVSFPEKDSNNTNNAEPSNAGRPIKFIYYDESGKFKVHPDAVDALMQIKGPIGVVSVCGRARQGKSFLLNQLLGRSTGFQVGSTHRPCTKGIWIWSEPLKRAALDGTEYSLVLLDCEGIDAYDQTGTHSAQILSLAILLSSLFVYNQMGVIDEAAFDCLSLVSEMTKHIHVKASGEKDTVPDLGHFSPVFVWLLRDFYLDLKEDNTKITPCNYLELALRPVLDSGKDAAARNKIRESIRALFPNRECFTLVSPLNNEADLQHLDRVLLDKFRPEFLSGLNMLAKFVFERTKPKQVGGTVMTGPILAGITKSFLDALNRGAVPTISSSWQNVEESECQKAFDTAIEVYMSAFDRTKLADEVSLREVHDEAVQKSISVYNASAVGAGSARQKYEVLLQNFCKKAFEDYKRNAFIEADIQCLNAIQNMERKLKAACQVDDAKIERVVMVLDSLLSEYEASVHGPAKWQKLSSFLQQSLQGPILHHAKKLIDEASSDKNVLILKRSSMEDKMQMLHKKLEASEKFKTEYRKSYEDAINDLNKVSECYKSRITDLERKCSSLEERYSSSLEMLDSAKQESLEWRRKYEETWNKKAVKDQVKVGTMSGAHEAEARLAASHGQTQLAWKKADEWKEKYVIAVNELKANIEKENVLLEYPIEDVNCREEALSAESCDSLAEKQDKEIKVKIAKLEEAEQKITTLNLDLKGAQEKMDKYELELSALKLQLKNLTDKYESVKTVAHALEMQAQILVQDGTQMEQKYLTESKRFEEANERCKVTAEEVKVANKFVETAQSDVLAAQNSKWDASQLAIERLAQMETAQKQIEDLERQKVDLTSEVDRLRISEVNAISRVALLEAMVKERDQELEALKMKCEQRLSSMLGENIMANGPSLHAELQQRKLVSPQVELSPDHSNETALGSEMKTIARGKRSRLKVLSAGQDSVQDMDIDEEIARESKIPKMALQKCTTTEIENSDVKANEDSEDRKAGSRSYVRLTVLKMQQELTELGFGGDLLELKSSKKKDVYALYKRLVLKK; encoded by the exons ATGATGCAAAAGATGACAAACCCGGTCTCTTTTCCAGAGAAGGATAGCAACAACACCAACAATGCAGAGCCAAGCAATGCAGGAAGACCAATAAAGTTCATTTACTATGATGAAAGTGGCAAGTTTAAAGTGCACCCAGATGCCGTTGATGCTCTTATGCAAATTAAAGGACCCATCGGTGTTGTTTCTGTTTGTGGGCGTGCAAGGCAGGGTAAAAGCTTCCTTTTGAACCAG CTTCTTGGTAGGAGCACTGGATTTCAAGTTGGGTCAACCCATCGACCTTGCACTAAAGGGATTTGGATATGGAGTGAACCTTTGAAGAGAGCTGCATTGGATGGAACTGAATACAGTCTTGTACTGCTGGACTGTGAAGGGATTGATGCTTATGATCAAACA GGGACGCACAGCGCCCAGATATTATCCTTGGCCATCCTCTTATCAAGTTTGTTTGTTTACAACCAG atgGGGGTTATAGATGAAGCTGCATTCGATTGTCTCTCTCTGGTCTCTGAAATGACCAAACATATTCATGTCAAAGCTTCTGGAGAAAAAGACACTGTCCCTGATCTTGGGCACTTCTCCCCTGTCTTTGTTTGGCTTTTGAGG GACTTCTACTTGGATTTGAAAGAggataatacaaaaataacacCCTGCAACTACCTAGAGCTGGCCTTGAGACCAGTGCTGGATAGTGGAAAGGATGCAGCTGCTAGAAATAAG ATTCGCGAGTCTATTCGAGCTCTTTTTCCAAATCGAGAGTGCTTTACTCTTGTCAGCCCTTTGAACAATGAAGCTGACCTGCAACATCTTGATCGAGTTTTG CTGGACAAGTTTAGGCCAGAATTTCTATCGGGGCTCAATATGTTggcaaaatttgtttttgaaagaacTAAGCCTAAGCAAGTTGGAGGCACTGTTATGACAGGACCTATTCTTGCTGGTATTACAAAATCCTTTCTGGATGCTCTTAACAGAGGGGCTGTTCCTACAATATCTTCCTCGTGGCAG AATGTAGAAGAATCAGAATGCCAAAAGGCATTCGATACAGCCATTGAAGTTTATATGTCTGCTTTTGATCGCACAAAGCTTGCTGAtgaa GTTTCCCTACGAGAAGTGCATGATGAAGCAGTTCAGAAGTCAATTTCTGTGTATAATGCTAGTGCTGTCGGAGCTGGTTCTGCTAGACAAAAATATGAAGTGCTTCTTCAGAATTTCTGTAAGAAGGCATTTGAG GATTATAAAAGAAATGCATTTATAGAGGCAGATATACAATGTTTAAATGCTATACAAAACATGGAACGGAAGCTGAAAGCAGCTTGTCAAGTTGATGATGCAAAAATTGAAAGAGTTGTCATG GTTCTTGATAGTCTTCTATCTGAGTATGAAGCATCAGTTCATGGTCCAGCAAAATGGCAGAAGTTGTCATCCTTCTTACAACAGAG TTTGCAGGGTCCTATTCTCCATCATGCTAAGAAGCTGATTGATGAAGCTTCATCAGACAAAAATGTCCTTATCTTGAAACGCAGCTCAATGGAAGATAAGATGCAAATGCTTCATAAGAAGTTGGAAGCAAGTgagaaattcaaaacagaaTATCGAAAGAGTTATGAAGATGCTATAAATGACTTGAATAAGGTCTCTGAATGTTACAAGAGCCGTATAACTGATCTGGAGAGGAAATGCAGCTCATTGGAGGAGAGGTATTCTAGTTCACTTGAAATGCTGGATTCTGCAAAGCAGGAATCCTTGGAATGGAGGAGAAAATATGAAGAGACATGGAATAAGAAGGCAGTTAAAGACCAGGTTAAGGTGGGAACCATGTCAGGGGCTCATGAAGCAGAAGCAAGACTTGCTGCTTCTCATGGACAAACTCAGTTAGCATGGAAAAAGGCCGATGAATGGAAAGAGAAGTATGTTATTGCAGTTAATGAATTGAAGGCTAACATAGAGAAGGAAAATGTACTGCTGGAATATCCAATTGAGGATGTAAACTGCAGAGAAGAAGCTCTGAGTGCTGAGTCATGCGATAGCTTGGCAGAAAAG CAGGACAAGGAAATTAAGGTCAAGATAGCAAAGCTTGAGGAGGCTGAGCAGAAAATAACCACTTTGAATTTGGACTTGAAG GGTGCTCAAGAAAAGATGGACAAATATGAGTTGGAATTATCAGCTCTGAAGCTTCAACTCAAGAACTTGACTGATAAGTACGAGTCTGTCAAAACTGTTGCTCATGCATTGGAGATGCAAGCTCAGATACTGGTACAGGACGGAACCCAAATGGAGCAGAAGTACCTCACTGAGTCAAAAAGGTTTGAGGAAGCTAATGAAAGGTGTAAAGTCACAGCAGAGGAAGTTAAGGTGGCAAATAAGTTTGTTGAAACAGCACAATCAGATGTACTGGCTGCTCAAAATTCCAAGTGGGATGCTTCTCAGCTTGCAATAGAAAGACTTGCCCAGATGGAAACTGCACAAAAGCAGATTGAAGACTTGGAGAGACAAAAGGTGGATCTTACCAGTGAAGTTGACAGGTTGCGTATATCAGAAGTCAATGCTATATCTAGGGTCGCTTTACTAGAAGCTATGGTTAAAGAGAGAGATCAAGAGTTAGAGGCATTGAAAATGAAATGCGAACAAAGATTAAGCTCAATGCTAGGGGAAAATATAATGGCAAATGGGCCTTCTTTGCATGCGGAATTGCAGCAGAGAAAACTAGTTTCACCACAGGTGGAGTTATCTCCTGACCATTCAAATGAAACTGCATTGGGTTCTGAGATGAAAACCATTGCTCGGGGGAAACGTTCAAGGCTGAAAGTTCTGAGTGCGGGTCAGGATTCTGTCCAGGATATGGATATTGATGAAGAAATAGCAAGGGaatcaaaaataccaaaaatggCCCTGCAAAAATGCACGACAACAGAAATTGAGAATTCTGATGTCAAGGCTAATGAAGACAGTGAAGATCGAAAGGCTGGTTCAAGGTCCTATGTTAGGTTAACCGTTCTGAAGATGCAGCAGGAGCTCACTGAACTTGGTTTTGGTGGAGATTTGCTTGAGCTGAAGAGCTCCAAGAAGAAAGATGTCTATGCTCTATACAAAAGACTTGTCCTGAAGAAGTaa